A region of Nostoc sp. 'Peltigera membranacea cyanobiont' N6 DNA encodes the following proteins:
- a CDS encoding Maf family protein: protein MKIPPFVLASASPARRRLLQTVGIEPIVRASDFDESQIQLSEPAELVKTLAQYKAETVAPQFESALIMGCDSVLFMNGEIHGKPADISEAIARWQIMQGSFGDLYTGHALIDPYQNRTIVKSQVTRVYFAQMSDRAIKAYVATGEPLKCAGAFAIEGFGSFFVEKIEGCHSNVIGLSLPLLRQMLGELGYDVTDFWQ from the coding sequence ATGAAAATTCCACCTTTTGTACTTGCTTCAGCTTCGCCAGCCCGTCGCCGCTTGCTGCAAACTGTTGGTATTGAACCGATAGTTCGAGCTAGTGATTTTGATGAGTCGCAAATCCAATTAAGCGAACCAGCAGAATTGGTCAAAACTCTTGCTCAATATAAGGCAGAAACTGTAGCCCCACAGTTTGAATCGGCTTTGATTATGGGTTGTGATTCAGTTTTGTTTATGAATGGTGAAATTCATGGCAAGCCAGCAGACATTTCGGAAGCGATCGCTCGTTGGCAGATAATGCAAGGTAGCTTTGGTGACTTGTACACAGGTCACGCCTTAATTGACCCATACCAAAACCGCACAATAGTCAAGTCTCAAGTTACAAGAGTTTACTTTGCTCAAATGAGCGATCGCGCCATCAAAGCCTATGTTGCCACAGGTGAACCCCTCAAATGTGCTGGAGCCTTTGCAATTGAAGGTTTTGGTAGTTTCTTTGTCGAAAAAATTGAAGGCTGTCACAGCAACGTAATCGGACTCAGTTTACCCCTACTGCGGCAGATGCTAGGAGAATTAGGATACGATGTCACTGATTTCTGGCAATAG
- a CDS encoding YtxH domain-containing protein has product MSNNRSGVFIGGFMLGATIGALTGLLVAPRTGRETRKILKKSADAIPELAEDLSTSVQIQADRLSASALRNWDETLDRLREAIAAGVDATQKESQILKRQTSAENSDYLPQQLERS; this is encoded by the coding sequence ATGTCTAATAACCGTTCTGGAGTATTTATTGGCGGTTTTATGCTGGGAGCTACCATCGGTGCGTTAACCGGTTTGCTCGTGGCTCCACGCACAGGGCGCGAAACGCGTAAAATTTTGAAAAAATCTGCTGATGCTATCCCAGAATTAGCAGAAGATTTATCAACGAGTGTGCAAATCCAAGCAGATCGTCTTTCTGCCAGCGCACTAAGGAATTGGGATGAGACTTTAGATCGATTACGGGAAGCGATCGCAGCAGGTGTAGATGCCACTCAGAAGGAAAGCCAAATCTTAAAGCGGCAAACATCTGCTGAAAACTCAGATTATCTTCCCCAGCAATTAGAACGCTCATAA
- a CDS encoding diguanylate cyclase domain-containing protein — protein MQQSLLGSIRTKLIASFLIVALIPLLLLAFINKQTTEKALTENAQQALSAAANETSNRIDAFIDANLNAVRVEALLPGLARYLSLTPKQRDDSPEMQLAMETLIRLSRKDMLNIISYALLDLKGKNVLDTRTLDISKDESVQDYFKKPLQTQFSFVSSMKRSPRITDLVTLYFSSPVRNAKGDILGVLRVSYNATVVQQLVSRETERSGKKSFAILLDENNIYLAHSIAPQLLFQPIAPLPLHVVTQLQREGRLPNSPIKELAINEPKLKQALDSEQSSLIASLSGTGNQVNLIAIARLKYQPWSVLFAQPLAIALAPVEKQIRDAMFLFAFIASAVTIIAFAIGELLTKPIIYLTNIVFQFTGGNLDIRAKISSKDEIGQLAKSFNNMALQLQTSFETLEQRVQERTAELVIAKEKVEDANQKLEQLVNLDGLTKVANRRCFDARLQAEWKRLAREQKPLSLILCDVDKFKLYNDYYGHLGGDDCLITIAQTMQEMVRRPADLVARYGGEEFSVLLPNTDLVGAIAVAESIQQAIHNKAIPHANSDINDIVTLSLGISSVIPTCDIKPHTLILSADQALYNAKHKGRDRYCTD, from the coding sequence ATGCAGCAATCTCTTTTGGGTAGCATCCGTACAAAGTTGATCGCTTCATTTCTCATTGTTGCTTTGATTCCGTTGCTGTTATTGGCATTTATCAACAAACAGACAACTGAAAAAGCACTAACTGAGAACGCTCAACAAGCCCTATCTGCGGCGGCTAACGAAACCAGTAACAGAATAGATGCTTTTATTGATGCAAATCTCAATGCCGTGCGTGTAGAGGCGCTTTTACCAGGTTTGGCACGCTACCTCAGCCTCACTCCAAAACAGCGAGATGACAGCCCCGAAATGCAATTGGCGATGGAAACATTAATTCGTCTCAGTCGCAAAGATATGCTGAATATTATCTCTTATGCTTTGCTCGACTTAAAGGGGAAAAATGTCTTGGATACACGTACACTTGACATTAGCAAAGATGAATCAGTTCAAGATTATTTTAAGAAACCACTGCAAACTCAGTTCTCCTTTGTTTCTAGCATGAAGCGATCGCCGAGAATTACTGACCTTGTTACTCTCTATTTTAGCAGTCCGGTTCGCAATGCCAAAGGAGATATACTAGGTGTATTGCGTGTCTCATACAATGCAACTGTTGTTCAACAGTTAGTAAGTCGAGAAACTGAGCGGTCTGGGAAAAAATCTTTTGCTATTCTTTTAGATGAAAATAATATTTATTTAGCTCATAGTATTGCGCCACAACTGCTTTTTCAACCCATTGCGCCTCTGCCTTTACATGTGGTAACTCAATTACAAAGGGAAGGGCGTTTGCCTAATTCTCCTATCAAGGAATTGGCAATTAATGAGCCAAAACTTAAGCAAGCATTGGATAGTGAGCAATCGTCTTTAATTGCATCTTTGTCAGGAACAGGTAATCAGGTTAATCTGATTGCGATCGCTCGTTTAAAATATCAACCTTGGTCTGTGTTGTTTGCACAGCCTCTTGCTATTGCTTTAGCACCTGTAGAAAAGCAAATTCGTGATGCAATGTTTCTATTTGCATTTATCGCTTCAGCAGTGACAATCATCGCTTTTGCTATTGGGGAACTGCTAACAAAACCAATAATTTATCTTACCAATATAGTTTTCCAGTTTACCGGAGGTAACTTAGATATCCGCGCCAAAATAAGCTCAAAAGACGAAATAGGTCAACTGGCGAAATCGTTTAACAACATGGCACTTCAGTTACAAACATCTTTTGAAACTTTGGAACAACGGGTACAAGAGAGAACAGCAGAGTTAGTAATTGCTAAAGAAAAAGTAGAAGATGCAAATCAGAAATTAGAACAACTGGTAAATCTAGATGGTTTGACTAAGGTGGCTAACCGTCGCTGCTTCGATGCACGACTGCAAGCAGAATGGAAACGCCTTGCACGAGAGCAAAAACCCCTATCACTGATTTTATGCGATGTTGATAAATTCAAACTTTACAACGACTACTATGGACATCTTGGAGGCGATGATTGTCTAATTACGATCGCGCAAACAATGCAAGAGATGGTTCGTCGTCCTGCTGATTTAGTAGCGCGTTACGGAGGAGAAGAATTTTCAGTACTCCTCCCCAATACTGACTTAGTAGGAGCGATCGCAGTAGCAGAAAGTATTCAACAAGCAATTCACAATAAAGCTATTCCCCATGCAAACTCTGATATTAACGATATTGTCACACTTAGTTTAGGTATTAGTTCTGTTATACCCACTTGCGACATCAAGCCACATACACTCATCCTTTCCGCCGATCAAGCCCTATACAATGCCAAACATAAGGGGCGCGATCGCTATTGTACTGACTAA
- the psbP gene encoding photosystem II reaction center PsbP, which produces MWKRIVLILLLVLSFSLSNSDVAAAAGLKSFIDSSDGYQFLYPNGWLQVKVANGPDVVFHDLIEVSENVSVVISPVPEGKTLSELGTPTEVGYKLGKAALAPPDSGRSAELVNAAEREVDGKTYYLLEYEVKLANKQERHNIASVAVSRGKLFTLNASIPEKRWQRVKGMIDEVVNSFSVY; this is translated from the coding sequence ATGTGGAAACGAATTGTATTAATTTTGCTATTGGTGTTGAGTTTCAGCCTAAGTAATTCTGATGTAGCGGCGGCGGCGGGACTCAAAAGCTTTATAGACTCTAGTGATGGCTATCAGTTTTTATATCCTAACGGCTGGCTGCAAGTTAAAGTTGCTAACGGCCCAGATGTGGTTTTCCACGATTTGATTGAGGTGTCTGAAAATGTTTCTGTTGTGATTAGCCCAGTTCCAGAAGGCAAAACTTTGTCAGAATTAGGAACGCCAACAGAAGTAGGATATAAGTTAGGAAAAGCTGCCCTTGCGCCTCCTGACTCTGGTCGTTCGGCTGAATTAGTCAATGCCGCAGAGCGAGAAGTAGACGGTAAAACATATTACCTTTTAGAGTATGAGGTTAAACTCGCCAATAAACAGGAACGGCACAACATCGCCAGCGTCGCTGTTAGTCGTGGTAAACTTTTTACCCTCAACGCCTCAATTCCTGAAAAACGCTGGCAGAGAGTTAAAGGAATGATTGATGAGGTTGTAAATTCTTTTTCTGTTTATTAA
- the dapB gene encoding 4-hydroxy-tetrahydrodipicolinate reductase produces the protein MTNQAPIPVIVNGAAGKMGREVIKAVAQAPDLNLVGAIDHSLEHQDKDAGELAGLSEPLEVPITNQLEPMLGYVAGDRHSPPGVIVDFTHPDSVYDNIRSAIAYGIRPVVGTTGLSPEQIQDLADFADKASTGCLIIPNFSIGMVLLQQAAIAASKYFDHVEIIELHHNQKADAPSGTAIQTAQLLGELGKTFNPALVEETEKLAGARGSVANEGIRIHSVRLPGLIAHQEVIFGAAGQIYTLRHDTSDRACYMPGVLLAIRKVLALKSLVYGLEKIL, from the coding sequence ATGACGAATCAAGCTCCTATCCCGGTTATTGTCAACGGTGCTGCTGGTAAAATGGGACGTGAGGTGATTAAGGCGGTGGCACAAGCGCCTGACTTAAACCTAGTGGGTGCAATTGACCACAGTTTGGAACATCAAGATAAAGACGCTGGAGAGTTAGCGGGTTTAAGCGAACCTCTGGAAGTGCCAATTACCAATCAATTGGAACCGATGTTAGGGTATGTAGCTGGCGACAGACACTCTCCTCCAGGGGTGATTGTAGACTTTACTCACCCAGATTCAGTTTATGACAATATTCGTAGTGCGATCGCTTACGGTATTCGTCCAGTAGTTGGCACCACTGGGTTAAGTCCAGAACAAATTCAAGATTTGGCAGACTTTGCCGACAAAGCTAGCACAGGTTGTCTAATTATTCCGAACTTCTCCATTGGCATGGTACTGTTGCAACAAGCCGCGATCGCAGCCTCAAAGTATTTTGACCACGTGGAAATTATCGAACTGCATCACAACCAAAAAGCTGATGCTCCCAGTGGTACTGCCATTCAAACGGCGCAGTTACTAGGAGAATTGGGTAAAACTTTTAACCCTGCTCTTGTAGAAGAAACGGAAAAATTAGCAGGAGCAAGAGGAAGTGTAGCAAATGAAGGGATTAGAATCCATAGCGTGCGCTTGCCAGGATTGATTGCCCATCAAGAAGTTATTTTTGGCGCAGCCGGACAGATTTATACTTTACGACATGATACGAGCGATCGCGCTTGCTATATGCCAGGAGTGCTACTAGCGATTCGCAAAGTCTTAGCGCTAAAGTCGTTAGTATATGGATTAGAAAAGATACTTTAA
- a CDS encoding precorrin-8X methylmutase, with the protein MEWHVTDAQSLAIIDNEIENHVLSPAEYEIVRRVIYSTADFEYKSLIRFSERALQAGAAALAARTTIVVDVPMVQVGIAYEIQNTFANPVYCSMEALTRPQKEKTRAAWGIETLAKRYPEGIFVVGQAQTALTALVDLIEAEEIRPALIIATPVGFVDVDEAKGRLQDSLVPHITIESRKGNAVVAAAIVDGLVDLAWQAYGQDRNRGN; encoded by the coding sequence ATGGAATGGCACGTAACTGATGCTCAAAGTTTAGCAATCATTGATAATGAAATTGAAAATCATGTTCTTTCACCCGCAGAATACGAGATTGTGCGTCGGGTAATATACTCTACAGCTGACTTTGAGTATAAGTCTTTGATTCGTTTCTCTGAGCGTGCCTTGCAAGCAGGAGCGGCAGCACTAGCCGCCCGTACCACGATTGTGGTAGATGTGCCGATGGTACAAGTAGGTATTGCCTACGAAATTCAAAACACCTTTGCTAATCCGGTGTATTGCAGCATGGAAGCTTTGACACGACCTCAAAAAGAAAAAACTCGGGCAGCTTGGGGAATCGAAACCTTAGCAAAGCGTTATCCAGAGGGCATTTTTGTAGTAGGTCAAGCGCAAACAGCACTAACAGCACTAGTAGATTTAATTGAAGCTGAAGAAATTAGACCTGCTTTGATAATTGCGACTCCAGTGGGATTTGTTGATGTTGATGAAGCGAAGGGGCGTTTACAAGACTCCCTAGTGCCTCATATTACCATTGAGAGTCGCAAAGGTAATGCAGTTGTAGCAGCTGCGATCGTTGATGGATTGGTAGACTTGGCTTGGCAAGCCTATGGACAAGATAGAAATCGGGGAAATTAG
- a CDS encoding TPM domain-containing protein translates to MQSCFWRRILVSIAVFFLAGSIWVMHSPPALAYDNPELLPDTFTPVVDLAKSLPVLQEEKLVKDLEQFEADTGWKLRVLTQYDRTPGRAVIKYWGLDDKSILLVADSRGGNILSFSVGDAVYKFLPRTFWIELQTRFGNLYFVREQGEDQAILQALESVKGCLLKGGCNVVPGLPREQWILTLITSVIGGIICGFAAQPREKGQVFAWQWALIFSPLWGILFIAFGIGPVVTRTSDWLPLVRNISGFIIGVLVAYLSPIFSRPSSSNEL, encoded by the coding sequence ATGCAATCTTGTTTTTGGCGAAGAATTCTCGTATCTATTGCAGTATTTTTCCTGGCTGGGTCAATTTGGGTGATGCATTCTCCGCCAGCACTGGCTTATGACAATCCTGAGTTACTCCCTGACACCTTTACTCCAGTTGTAGACTTAGCTAAATCTCTGCCTGTGCTGCAAGAAGAAAAGCTTGTCAAAGATTTAGAACAGTTTGAAGCCGATACGGGCTGGAAACTGCGAGTATTGACCCAGTATGACCGCACCCCAGGTCGGGCAGTTATAAAATATTGGGGTTTGGATGACAAAAGCATTCTACTAGTTGCCGATTCTCGTGGCGGTAACATCCTCAGTTTTAGCGTCGGTGATGCTGTTTATAAATTTTTACCCAGAACATTCTGGATAGAACTGCAAACCCGCTTCGGTAATTTGTACTTTGTCCGCGAACAAGGCGAAGACCAAGCGATTCTGCAAGCTTTAGAATCCGTTAAAGGCTGTTTGCTCAAAGGTGGTTGCAATGTTGTTCCCGGATTGCCACGAGAGCAATGGATTCTCACCTTGATTACCTCAGTCATTGGTGGGATAATCTGTGGATTTGCAGCCCAACCCCGCGAGAAAGGACAAGTTTTTGCTTGGCAATGGGCTTTAATTTTCTCACCTTTGTGGGGAATCTTATTTATCGCCTTTGGTATTGGGCCAGTGGTGACGCGCACAAGCGACTGGCTACCTCTAGTTCGCAATATCTCTGGCTTTATTATCGGTGTTTTGGTTGCCTACCTATCTCCTATTTTCAGTCGGCCTTCTTCTAGTAATGAGTTATGA
- a CDS encoding phycocyanobilin:ferredoxin oxidoreductase, with amino-acid sequence MSFTSMPSLREQQHPLIRQLADCIEAAWHQHLDLSPYHLPDELGYVEGRLEGEKLTIENRCYQTPQFRKMHLELAKIGNMLDILHCVMFPRPEYNLPMFGCDLVGGRGQISAAIADLSPIQAERTLPESYTTALTQLKVLNFSQPRELPEWGNIFSDFCIFVRPSSPEEEAMFLSRVRDFLDIHCTQAIASNPVSVEQVTQNLAGQHNYCTKQQQNDKTRRVLEKAFGPAWAENYMTTVLFDLPT; translated from the coding sequence ATGTCATTTACTTCTATGCCCTCGCTGCGTGAGCAACAACATCCCCTAATTCGTCAGCTAGCTGATTGTATTGAGGCAGCTTGGCATCAGCACCTGGATCTATCGCCCTACCATTTGCCTGATGAGTTGGGGTATGTGGAAGGTAGACTAGAAGGCGAAAAACTAACGATTGAAAACCGTTGCTATCAAACGCCCCAGTTTCGGAAAATGCATTTGGAACTGGCGAAAATCGGAAATATGCTGGATATTTTGCACTGTGTCATGTTTCCGCGTCCAGAATACAACCTACCGATGTTTGGTTGCGATTTAGTAGGGGGTAGAGGTCAAATTAGTGCAGCGATCGCAGACCTTTCTCCTATCCAAGCAGAGCGCACCTTACCAGAATCTTATACTACAGCACTGACACAGCTAAAAGTGCTTAACTTTTCCCAACCCCGTGAATTACCAGAATGGGGAAATATTTTTTCGGATTTCTGCATATTTGTGCGCCCTAGTTCCCCAGAAGAAGAAGCAATGTTTCTGTCGCGGGTGCGAGACTTTTTAGACATTCATTGTACCCAAGCGATCGCTTCTAATCCAGTTTCAGTTGAACAAGTTACACAAAATCTCGCCGGACAACACAACTACTGCACCAAACAGCAGCAAAACGATAAAACCCGTCGCGTACTAGAAAAAGCCTTTGGCCCAGCTTGGGCAGAAAATTATATGACCACAGTTTTATTCGATCTCCCAACTTAA
- a CDS encoding right-handed parallel beta-helix repeat-containing protein, translating into MVIQGFRLSAYLAIPVVLSFLVEGDKIKVSSIENLRQVSTNKEIILPSRELISTKTSPKTYYVSGNGNDKNSGLSTSSAFRTIQRAANLTNPGDTVLIMNGVYTNSAQAGSAVTIQRSGTAKSWIRYKAYPGHFPKIQHNTWNGILISKGASYIELNGLEVIGNNANITLDYALSQKTNRSNRFTSGNCINIDGRTNGHVHHINIVNNKVHGCGGTGIAVIEADYVKVDKNTVFDNAWYGVYGGSGISMLHNWNSDSNRGYKMFVTNNKTYNNRMYIPWIEVGRITDGNGIIIDGSRNERQDSKLDAYIGRTLVKNNLAFNNGGSGIHSFLSDRIDIVNNTAVLNNQSPEIKGGQIFAHTSSDVRILNNILYAFPGKDINVNTKNQNVVYDYNIYINTSKISVKGPHDIVADSNFLKKYPTLEKTSRDWKSRLDKQNPPTRTYVEPKSAGFVCGPVTYRLKGKLIKVGCSL; encoded by the coding sequence GTGGTAATTCAAGGTTTCAGATTAAGCGCATATCTTGCAATTCCCGTGGTGTTGAGTTTTTTGGTTGAGGGAGACAAGATAAAAGTATCTTCAATTGAAAACCTTCGCCAGGTATCCACTAACAAGGAAATTATCCTACCCAGTCGTGAGCTAATCAGCACTAAGACGAGTCCGAAAACATACTATGTTAGTGGTAATGGAAACGACAAAAATAGCGGACTCTCCACTTCATCCGCTTTTAGGACAATTCAAAGGGCAGCAAATCTGACTAACCCTGGCGATACAGTATTGATTATGAACGGAGTATACACAAATTCCGCTCAAGCTGGGAGTGCAGTAACTATTCAACGTTCTGGAACTGCAAAATCATGGATTAGGTATAAAGCATATCCTGGTCATTTTCCAAAAATTCAACATAATACGTGGAACGGTATTTTGATTTCAAAGGGAGCTTCATATATCGAACTCAATGGGCTGGAGGTGATAGGGAACAATGCCAACATCACCCTTGATTATGCATTAAGTCAGAAGACTAATAGATCGAATCGGTTTACAAGCGGAAACTGCATAAACATTGACGGACGAACCAATGGTCATGTTCATCACATAAATATTGTGAACAACAAAGTGCATGGCTGTGGAGGAACAGGTATCGCAGTAATTGAGGCTGATTATGTGAAGGTGGATAAGAATACTGTATTCGATAATGCCTGGTATGGTGTTTATGGTGGTAGTGGTATCTCAATGTTGCACAATTGGAATTCTGACAGCAACCGGGGATACAAGATGTTTGTTACCAACAACAAGACCTATAACAATCGCATGTACATCCCTTGGATTGAAGTCGGTAGGATCACAGATGGTAATGGCATTATTATCGATGGTTCCAGGAATGAGCGACAAGACTCAAAGTTGGATGCATATATAGGGCGTACTTTAGTTAAAAACAATCTTGCATTTAATAATGGTGGTTCAGGCATTCATTCATTTTTAAGCGATCGTATTGATATTGTAAATAACACGGCTGTTTTAAATAATCAGAGTCCAGAAATTAAGGGAGGACAGATATTTGCCCATACCTCATCTGATGTCAGAATTCTAAATAATATTCTCTATGCTTTTCCTGGTAAGGATATTAACGTTAACACTAAAAATCAAAATGTTGTTTATGACTATAATATCTATATCAATACTTCTAAGATAAGTGTTAAAGGTCCTCACGATATTGTTGCAGATTCCAATTTCTTAAAAAAGTATCCCACTCTAGAGAAAACATCTCGCGATTGGAAATCGCGGCTAGATAAACAAAACCCGCCAACGCGGACGTATGTAGAGCCGAAGTCGGCAGGTTTTGTTTGCGGCCCAGTCACCTATCGTTTGAAAGGGAAGCTTATAAAGGTGGGATGCTCTCTGTAA
- a CDS encoding ABC transporter substrate-binding protein, producing MFKLFRHISIFLITTCLLFACHAWAPTEFKHPPLKVQFGSFIGEYPGIIAQEKGFFKAQGVDVEMIYKLYNKLEQANFSAGKYDGISLSIGSIIILSATNPDIQGVLVIDESTGADVVVAQSQIKTVTDLKGKKLGANLGGFSEVFVTEMFKSANLTSDDVKLVKLEALEIPQGLKNNVIQAGHTWEPHLSKVIKLGGHIIFTSKQTPGLIVDMIIFRGDIVRDRPEDIRAFVRGWLQASAYWKANVQEGNAIVSKALKIPTSTLSLDGVNLTNLGENQKLFQSSNPNSIYKTAKIYADFFIRAGNVTRIPELKSLFNSSFLNPAS from the coding sequence ATGTTTAAACTATTTAGACACATTAGTATTTTTCTGATTACCACCTGTTTACTATTTGCTTGTCACGCTTGGGCACCAACCGAATTCAAACATCCTCCCTTGAAAGTACAATTTGGATCTTTCATTGGGGAGTATCCAGGTATCATTGCTCAAGAGAAAGGATTCTTCAAAGCTCAAGGTGTAGATGTAGAAATGATTTATAAACTATACAACAAATTGGAACAAGCAAACTTCAGTGCAGGTAAGTATGACGGTATTTCATTATCTATAGGAAGTATTATCATCTTGAGTGCCACAAATCCAGATATACAAGGTGTGCTAGTTATAGATGAATCAACAGGAGCAGATGTGGTAGTTGCCCAATCACAAATTAAAACCGTCACTGACTTGAAAGGGAAAAAACTAGGCGCAAATCTAGGCGGTTTTAGTGAAGTTTTCGTGACTGAGATGTTTAAAAGTGCCAACTTAACCAGCGATGATGTGAAGTTGGTTAAATTAGAGGCTTTAGAAATTCCTCAAGGACTGAAAAATAATGTTATTCAAGCCGGACACACTTGGGAACCTCATCTTTCTAAAGTTATTAAATTAGGAGGACATATCATATTTACCAGCAAACAAACTCCTGGCTTGATTGTAGATATGATTATTTTTCGCGGTGATATAGTCCGCGATCGCCCCGAAGACATTCGGGCATTTGTGCGAGGATGGCTGCAAGCCTCGGCGTACTGGAAGGCAAATGTTCAAGAAGGAAATGCGATCGTCAGCAAAGCGTTAAAAATTCCTACTAGTACACTTTCTTTAGATGGAGTAAACTTAACTAATTTAGGTGAAAATCAAAAATTATTTCAATCTAGTAACCCTAATTCCATTTACAAAACTGCCAAGATATATGCAGATTTTTTTATTCGTGCTGGAAACGTGACGCGCATTCCTGAGCTAAAAAGTTTGTTTAATTCTTCCTTCTTGAACCCTGCCTCTTAA
- a CDS encoding metal ABC transporter solute-binding protein, Zn/Mn family produces MSKKLLSTNSFRVIFLALTIGFFGCGNQAARTTFTQTDTQVNENLPKVVATTSILCDLTRQVAGNTVNLTCLIDPSADPHVYKPKPEDRRAIEQANLILYSGYNLEPNLIKLIKATKNPVPKIAVGQLAMSKPQQFQKGIKNVIEPHVWHNTKNAIRMVEVINSNLKKLESRDADTYTSNTKKVTNELTQLDSWIKSRIASIPPKERKLATTSDALIYYAKAYGIPLTGGLQGISTGENLTGVKEKNLVTNIQQSKVSTIFTEAAIHPNSLKSVAREASVKISARKLYTEGLGEPGSEAETYQKMMIANTRTIVEGLGGTYLMFQVKAAK; encoded by the coding sequence ATGTCAAAAAAATTACTATCAACTAATTCCTTCAGAGTCATTTTTCTTGCTTTGACGATTGGATTTTTTGGGTGTGGAAATCAAGCTGCAAGAACTACATTTACTCAAACTGATACCCAGGTAAATGAGAATCTTCCCAAAGTCGTAGCAACAACAAGTATATTATGTGACTTAACCAGACAAGTTGCGGGGAATACAGTTAACCTCACCTGCTTAATTGATCCTAGTGCCGATCCTCATGTTTATAAACCAAAGCCGGAAGATCGTAGAGCCATTGAGCAAGCTAATCTTATTCTCTATAGTGGCTATAATTTAGAACCAAATCTCATCAAATTAATTAAAGCGACTAAAAACCCTGTACCCAAAATAGCTGTTGGTCAACTTGCAATGTCTAAACCACAACAATTTCAAAAAGGTATCAAGAATGTAATTGAACCTCATGTTTGGCATAATACCAAGAATGCTATCAGGATGGTAGAGGTAATTAATAGTAACCTGAAAAAACTAGAATCTAGAGATGCTGATACTTATACTAGCAATACTAAAAAAGTCACAAATGAACTAACTCAATTAGATAGTTGGATTAAGTCAAGAATTGCCAGTATTCCTCCCAAAGAACGCAAGTTAGCTACAACCTCTGATGCACTGATTTATTACGCCAAGGCATACGGTATTCCCTTAACAGGGGGATTACAAGGTATTAGTACTGGCGAAAACCTAACAGGTGTAAAAGAGAAAAATTTGGTTACAAATATTCAACAATCTAAAGTCTCAACAATTTTTACTGAAGCAGCAATTCACCCAAATTCACTTAAATCTGTAGCCAGAGAAGCTTCAGTAAAAATTTCTGCTAGAAAGTTATACACTGAGGGACTTGGTGAACCAGGAAGCGAAGCTGAAACTTATCAGAAAATGATGATTGCCAATACACGCACAATTGTAGAAGGGTTAGGAGGGACGTATTTAATGTTTCAAGTGAAAGCGGCTAAGTAG
- a CDS encoding phosphate ABC transporter permease, translated as MLVPLTRQKFEQVIPLIATGLQYKYYWGKFSNFLQRLLISVVAVVAILLLTVVFKLPFASIVFVLGIVSAFFWLWYPVFQASMRNLQCRRYKYGGFFRGRVLDWWITDQLMGKTETVNNKGELVIIENREKQINLEVGDETGFSIEFVAPLRPAHKVITRGQIAEMVVLSNRADLSSIEQFSDIYIPSRDLWISDYPYLRRDFFNEVGRRLREDQQQKPRRRRRRVEE; from the coding sequence ATGTTAGTACCACTGACTCGCCAGAAATTTGAACAAGTTATCCCCCTGATTGCCACTGGTTTGCAGTACAAGTACTACTGGGGGAAATTCTCAAATTTTTTGCAACGGCTGTTAATTTCGGTAGTTGCCGTAGTTGCCATCTTGCTTTTAACAGTCGTTTTTAAGCTTCCTTTTGCTTCAATAGTATTTGTGCTGGGCATAGTTAGCGCTTTTTTTTGGTTGTGGTATCCAGTGTTTCAAGCAAGTATGCGGAATTTGCAATGCCGCCGTTACAAGTATGGCGGCTTTTTCCGGGGTCGAGTTCTAGATTGGTGGATTACAGACCAATTGATGGGTAAAACCGAAACAGTCAACAACAAAGGCGAATTGGTGATTATAGAAAACCGAGAAAAACAGATTAACTTAGAGGTGGGTGATGAAACAGGGTTTAGCATTGAATTTGTAGCACCATTACGTCCTGCCCACAAAGTTATTACTCGCGGTCAAATTGCCGAAATGGTAGTGCTGTCAAATCGCGCAGATTTGAGCAGCATTGAACAATTCAGCGATATATACATTCCCAGTCGTGATTTGTGGATTAGCGATTATCCTTATCTGCGGCGGGATTTCTTTAATGAAGTCGGTCGCCGCTTGCGTGAAGACCAACAACAAAAGCCGCGTCGCCGGCGGCGGAGAGTAGAGGAGTAA